One Microbacterium marinum genomic window, GGTCGAACACGAGCGTGTGCGAACCGGGGCTCTTGGCGATGCACACCTGCCCCTGTCCGGAGAGCACGGCCAGGCGGACCGTCTCGTCGATCTGGTCGCGCACCTCGTCCATGAAGCCTCGTGCCCGCTGGCTGAGCGTCTGCGCGTGGTCATAGGCCTGCCCGACCTCCCAGGCGCGCAGTCCCAGACTCAGCCGCAGGTCGGCGTCGCGCTCCACCCAGCCGCGATCGATGAGGGCTCCCAGCACGTGATGCACGCTCGACTTGGGCAGTCCCAGGCTCGACGCGATGGTCGTGAGGGTCTGGCCCTCTTCGGCGTCCGCGAGCAGTTCGAGAACGCGCAGGGCCCGGTCTGCGGCCGGCGCGGTGATTTTCGAGGAGGCGTCGTCTGGCATTCATCTTCCGTTCGATATGTCGAATGGCTGTTGCTTTGGCTGAACGGTACTGGGAACCCTACTGGGCACCCATCGGCGATGTCCACCGAACCGCTGCTCGACCGAGCGCCCGGCGGTCCTGCCGGATAGCTACGGCGAGTGCGGCTTGCGCCGCGTCGGCTTTCGGGCTTAGTCTGCACGATACAGCATATGAAAATCCGGTTCCAGATGTGGAACAGAATGGTGAACAATGTCTCTGCCCCTCCCCACCACCGCGACGCACGCCGCCGCCCCGGCGGCGACGATGAGCGCGCTCGTCCTCGAGGACTACGGTCGCATGGTCGTGGCGCAGCGGCCGGTCCCCGTCGTCGGCGATGGCGAGGTGCGGGTGCGTGTGCACGGCGTCGGCATCTGCGGCTCGGATCTGCACGGTTTCACCGGCGCAAACGGCCGGCGCTTTCCCGGGCAGGTCATGGGTCACGAAGCGGTCGGCACCGTGGATGCCGTCGGCGCAGGCGTGACATCTTTCACGGGGGGCGAGCGAGTCGTCGTCAATCCGACGCTTGCCTGCCAGGCGTGCGACTGGTGCGCACGCGGCCAGCAGCACATCTGCCCGCAGCGGCGCGTGCTCGGTGTCGACCCGACTCTGTCCAGTGCCTTCGCGGAGTTCTTCGTCGTGCCCGAGCGCAACCTCATCCCGTTCGACGGCATCCTGCTGCACGGGGCACTCGTCGAGCCGCTGGCCGTCGGCTACCACGCCGCCCGGCGCGCGGGCGTGAGCGCTGGAGACACCGTCGCCGTCATCGGCGGAGGACCGATCGGTCAGGCCGCCGCGCTCGCCTGCATCCGTCTGGGGGCCGCCCGCGTGATCGTCGGCGAACCGCGCGAGGCGCGCCGGCGGCTGCTCGAGGACATCGGCGCAGAGACATTCGATCCGTTCACCGCGAGCGCCCCGCTCGGCGCCGGAGAAGCGGATGCCGCGATCGACGCGGTCGGTGCGAGCGAGACCATCCTCACCGCGCTCGAACTGACAGCTCCCGGTGGCACGGTCGTGCTCGTCGGGATGGATGCGCCCGCCGTCGAACTGCAGGCATACCCCCTGACCACACAGGAGCGCTCGCTCGTCGGCGCCTTCTGCTACACCGCCGAGGAATTCGCCGAGACGGCGGCCTGGGCGGCCACGGTGCCCGAGACCCTCGATCGGCTGATCGAGCGAGCGGTCCCGCTCGACGACGGTCCTGCGGCCTTCGAAGAGCTCACCGACCCCGAACGCCTCGCCGGGAAGATCATCATCGAGTTCCCCGCGAAGCCCGAGAGCGCCGGACCACCGGCTTCCTCTTAACCGTCCTGCACGACCCGAGTTACCAATCATCCAATGGAGGATCGCATGTCACAGTTCATGTCGAGTCGTCTCACCCGGCTCGCCGGGGTGTCACTCGTCGCGGCGCTGGCCCTCACGGGCTGCTCCGCGCAGAGCGAGGAGGCGCCCAACAGCACCGGTGAGGTGAGTGGGGAGCTGAGCATCGCCACCACGAGCGACGTCGGCATCGGCGCGCTCATCGAATCGTTCGAGAAGGAGACCGGGGTCGGCTTCGAGACCACGTTCGCCGAGGCGGGCGCGCTCAACGAGCAGCTCTCGCTGCAGATCAACGGCGGGACCGCACCCGACATCTTCCGCTCCGCGCCGGGCTGGGCGGCACCGTCCTCGGTGCTCAACCTCGCCGCCATCGGCGCCGTGCGCGACCTCTCCGGTGAGGACTGGACCGCGAACGTGCCGAAGGCGTTCGACTCGCTGCAGGTCTACGAGGGTGGCACCTACGCCTACCCCACGTTCGGGCAGGCCATCCTCGCCTTCTACAACATCAGCGTCTTCGAGGAGGTCGGCGTCACCCCGCCCACCACGTGGGATGAGCTGATCGAGGTCTCCGACAAGCTCAAGGCCGCAGGCAAGGTGCCGATCTCGCTCGGCTTCGCCGACAACTACGTGACGCAGTTCATCACCTACGCGCTCTCGGCCTCCCTGGTCAACGGCGCCGAGCCTGACTTCTACGAAGAGCTCGACGCAGGCAAGACCACGTTCGCGGAGTCGGACGGGTGGCGCGAGACCTTCGAGAAGATCGTGAGCCTGATCGACGACGGCTACACCACCGCCGACCCGCTCGGCACCCCTGGTGACCCGGCGATGCAGGCGGTCGGCAACGGCGATGCCGCGATCGTCATCATGCCCTCGGGCGCCTCGCCGAACCTCGCCAAGATGACCGAGGGCGGCTGGGACAACCTGGGCATCTTCGCCTTTCCCGCCACGAACTCGGCTGACGACACGTTCATCCCGTTCAGCCCCGACTTCCTCGTCGTCAGCAGCAAGACCGAGAACCCGGATGCCGCTCTCGCGTTCCTAGACCACATCTCCCAGCCCGACAACGCGGCGGCATTCGCCGAGGCGCAGGGCGCCATCCCCGCGCTGACCAACGCGACGCCGGTCGACAACCAGCTCAACACCGCCATCCAGGTCTACCTGGATGAGGAGCGCACCACGCCGTTCGCCAACCACATCTGGCCCGGCGGAGAGGTCGCCGCGGCGCTCATGGCAGGCTTGCAGCAGGTCGTCCAGGGCGATAAGGACATCGACGGGCTGCTCGCCGACCTCGACACCGCCTATGCCGGAGTCAAGCGTTGACGATGACCGCCATCCCGAGGAGCCCTGCGGAGGCGCAGGGCTCCTCGGAGCGACCTGCCCGCAAGCAGAACCGGGTGTTCCGCCTCAACCGGGTGCCGCAGTGGTTTCTGCTGCCGGCCCTCATCTTCTACATCGTCGTCGTGCTGTACCCGAGCGTCGCGGGCAGCGTGCTCGCCTTCACCGACGCCAGAACGCTGCGCGGCGGCGACTGGGTCGGTTTCGAGAACTTCGTCACCATCCTGCAGAACGAGGCCGCTCGCGCCGCGCTGCTGAACACGCTCACGATCGCCGTCACCCTCACGATCGTGCAGACCACGCTGGGTCTGCTGCTGGCGGTCGCGCTGAACAGCGCCATCCGCGGACGCAACCTGCTGCGCACCATCTTCTTCGCCCCGATGATGCTGCCCCCGATCATCACCGGTCTGCTGTGGCAGTACATCTACACGCCGAACGGTCCGCTCGACTCCGCGATGGACTTCCTGGGATTGGGTGATTTCAAGGCCAGCTGGCTCGGTGACGCGAACATCGCCCTGTGGTCGATCATCGGCAGCGTCATCTGGCATCACGTCGGCATGTCGATGGTGATCTACCTCGCCGGACTGCAGGGCATCCCCGACGAGCTCTACGAAGCCGCCGCTGTCGACGGCGCGGGGCCGATGCGCAGGTTCTGGAGCATCACCCGCCCGCTGCTGGGCCAGGCGACCACGATCGCCACCGTGCTCACCATGACTTCGTCGCTCAAGCTGTTCGATCAGATCTTCGTGATGACCGGCGGCGGCCCCGGGGTATCGACCCAGACGCTGTCGCTCATCATGTACCAGGAGGCGTTCGTGTACGGCAAGCAGGGCTACGGCTCGGCCATCGCCCTCGTACTGACCATGATCGTCGCAGCCATCGTCTTCGTGCAGATGAGCATGACCCGCCGAGGGGAGCAGGAGGCTTGAGTACCATGACCCTCACTGTCCCGAAGAGCGAGGCTGCGCCCCGCAGACGGCGGATCCGACACGGCTACGGTCGTCCGCTGCTCGAAGTGGTCATGGTCCTGGTGACCGTGGCGTACCTGTTCCCGCTGTACATCATGCTGACGATGTCGTTCAAGACGCCGGTCGAGATCGCCGAGTCGTCGGTCGCCCTGCCCAAGGGGCTGTTCCTCGACAACTACGCCACGGCGTGGTCACAGGCGAACCTCGGCCGGGCGCTGCTGAACAGCGCGCTCATCACGAGCGTCAGCATCACCCTCGTCGTGATCGTCGGCGCAATGGCGGGGTACGCCATCGCACGCGGCAACCGCCGCACCAGCACGCCGAAGCTGATGCTGTTCATGCTCGGCCTGATGATCCCCGGCCAGCTCGGCATGGTGCCGCTGTACAACCTGATGCGCGACGCCGGTCTGCTGCAGAGCTATTGGTCGCTGATCATTTTCTACGCGGGGTCGATGATGCCCCTGACGGTGTTCCTGTACACCGGGTTCCTGCGGGCCCAGTCGTCGACATACGAAGAGGCGGCGCGCATCGACGGTGCCGGCTGGTGGCGCTCGTTCTGGCATGTCGTGTTCCCGCTGCTGCGGCCGGTCACCGGCACCGTGATCATCGTCAACGCGATCAACATCTGGAACGACTTCCTCACTCCGCTGCTGTACGTGTCCGGTTCGGCGAACCGCACGCTGCCTGTCGCCGTGTTCTCGTTCCAGGGCGAGTTCGCCAGTGAGTGGGGCCTGATCTTCGCCGGCATGGTGATCGCGGCGCTGCCGGTGCTCATCGTCTACTTCTTCCTGCAGCGGCACATCATCCACGGCTTCGCCGGCGGACTGAAGGGATGAGCGCGCTCGTCCCCATCGCGTCCACGACGCACCAGCCGGTGCGCGTGGGTGACGGCCGCAACCTCTCGGACGGCACGACGCAGACCCTCAGCACGCTGTTCACGCACGAGCTGCTGAGGCCCGCCGACAGCATCCGGCTCGTCTTCGCGAACTGGTACGACACCGACGGCGACAGCCTGCCCGGTACCGACCCGATCCGGGTCCGTGCCGAGGTGCGGGCGGGCGGCATCCTGCCGGTGACGTTCGACGGACGCGATCACGTCAGGATCGAACCAGGAGAGACCGTGCTGTCCGACCCCGTGCCGCTCGATCCGCACGGCGGTGTGGGGACGGATCGGATGCGACTGTCGACCTGCACGGTCGTCTCAGTGGCGCGAGGCGGGCGGTTCCCGCTCGGTTCGAGCACAGACGCCTCCTCGGGGGAAGGGGTCGCGGTGGGAGACCTTCGCGGCCGGGCCGTGCCCACGGCATCCGTCTACGGATACGGGCCGTGGCAGCTGCTCGCCGAGGGACCGACTGCAGGGTCGCTGCTGCTCGTGGTGGGCGACTCGAACGGGGTCGGCTTCGGCGACCGCCGAGGCGGCGCCGAGCACTTCGGCTGGGTGCGCCGCCGGTTCGACGGACGCAGCGATGTGATGAACATCTCGGTCAGCGGCGCGCGTCTCGAGAACAGCATGACACCGGCGCAGCTGGCGCTGCGGCTGGCGCAGGTGCAGTGGTCGTTGCCGACCGCCGTGATCACGGCGCTCGGCACGAATGACATCCGTTGCGGGGGGCCGGGGGTCGAGGAGGTGCGAGAGCGGATGCTAAATCACTGGGGCGTGCTGGCCACCGTTGCGCCGCGCCTGATCGCGACCACGGTGCCGCCCGCGACGACGAGCATCGACGGCTGGCACACGCTCGAGGGGCAGCGGCTCGATCACGGCAATGACACCCGCCTCATCATCAACGACTGGCTGCGGACCGTTCCCGCCCCGCTCGACGCCGTGTTCGATCTCGCCGCAGCCGTCGAGGCCGAGCCCGGGCTGTGGCGGCCCCGTCTCACAGAGGACGGTGTCCACCCCAGCCCTGAGGGTCACGCGGCGATCGCCGAGGCGGCGCGCGAGTTCGTGTTCGAGGCGGCGGTCGTCGAAGAGAGCCGTCAGCTCACCTGACCGATCTTCGAGAAGAAGTCCTCGAGAAGATCCCGCGTGTCCAGAGGATCTGCTGAAGCGGATGGAGGACGCCTTCCAAGGCTGACGCACAGAGTCCGAGAGGGCCCCCGGAAGGTGCGCCCTCTCGCATATCCGGGTGACGATCAGCGCGGTACCGCGGTGGAATCGCGGACGATCAGCACCGGGGGGTCAGCCTCGATGACGGTGCGCGCTCCGCCTTCGGCGAGCCGCAGCAGGGTCCGGGCAGACAGTTGGCCGAATGCATGGATGTCACGGCTCATGGCAGTCAGCGGCGGGCGGGTGATGCGGCAGAGCACGGAATCGTCGCCGGCCAGCACGGCGACATTTTCGGGGATGCGTACGCCGCGCGCGGTGAGACCCTCGACGGCACCTGCGGCCATCACATCGTTGTCGAACGTGATCGCCGTCGGGGCGCCGTCGACGTCCAGCAACTCGTTGACGGCGGCCGCACCGCCCTCCCGCGAGAAGTCGGCACTGACCACCGACGGTGAGCCGCCCGCGTCGACCACGGCTGAAAGAAACGCCGCCGTCCTTCTTTGGGTATGCGAAAATCCGGCGGGACCGGCGACTCTGCCGATGCGCCGGTGGCCAAGCGCGACGAGGTGGTCGACGGCCCCCTGAATCACCGCAGACTCGTCAGTCCACAACACGGCATGGCCACCGGCGTCGTCGGGATGTGCAAGCGCCAGAGCTGTGAAACCGAGTTCGTCGACGAGCTCCAGCCGCGGGTCGTCTGGGACGAGCACGTCGACCAGCAGGACCGCGCTGACCCGGCCGCTTTCGTGCCAGCGGTGATAGGCATCGAGTTCAGATGACATATCGGGCACGACCTGCAGGATGAGTGCCCAGTCGTGCGCAGTGAGCACGTCTTCGAGGCCTGCCATGAAGTCGTTGTAGAAGGCCTCGATCCCCAGCGTCCTCACCGACCGGCGCAGCACGAGCCCGACCGCCGTCCGCTCCCGGTCAGCGGCGCTCCTCGTCCTCGTGATCATGCTCAGCAGTATCACGCATTCCGCGGATCGCAGAGATCGTTCGCCGAGCGCAGCACCCTCGGATCCGTGAACGCCGCGGGTTCCAGGCCGGGCCGGGCCTGAACCCGGATCTCCGCGACCTCGCCCGGCAGCAGTGTGAGCAGCCCGTCTTGGGCCCGGGCCCCGGCATCCACTTTGTCGGCGAGGACCGTCAGATCCTTGACCAGACTCCGAGCCTCGACGCGGACCGCGTACCCGCCAGGCACCTCTGTCGCGGACGCAGCGACGGCGTCCGACTGCAGAAGGAGTGCAGGGTCTTCGGCGAAATACCAGAATGCCCGCTCGCCACTGTCTGCGATCACGGCGGCGAACTCGGCGGAAGAGTCGGCGACGGATGCGATGGATGCGGGAACGGTGATCACTGTCGCGCTGCGGGCATCGACCTCGACGGGCATTCGCTCCTGGGCGAGTATCTCGCCGAGGAGCGAGCGGCGTGTCAGTGTCACGGTCGTCGACAGGGCTTCCGCGGCGTCGTTGTGCAGCACCGCAACCAGAGCCCCTTCGCGGGGCTGAATCGTCAGCAGCCGGTCGGCGTAGACGCGTCGGAGCGCGTGCCAGAGCGGCTTGCGATGGCGCATGCTGTCGACGGCCGCCCAGGACACGACGGGCCAGCAGTCGTTCAGCTGCCAGACGATCGATCCGCGGTTCAACGGGAACAGCGACCGGAAATGCTCGATACCGTAGGCCACCGCCCGCGCCTGATTCAGCTGCATCGTCCAGTGCCAGTCCTCGTAAGAGTCCGGCTGCGGCAGGTGCTCGCCGAGGCCGCGCTGCAGCTTGCCGTTGCCGTCATCGGCCTTCTGATGCACGAGCATGTTCGGACCGAAAGGATCGCGCGGCTCGTCGTGTACGGCGTACTCCAGGGTTGACCAGGCGGGCGGCCCCTGGAAGCCGAACTCCGACACGAACCGCGGCCGGTAGTCGCGATAGTGGGTGTAGTCGACGCGGTTCCACACGTCCCAGATGTGCATGGTGCCGTGCGCATCGTCGTTGGGGTGCACGTAGCGGCTGAACGAGAACGGGCTGCCCTCGGAGTAGGGCGTGTTCGGCGCGAGCTGCCGGACGATGCGAGGAAACAGATCGATGTAATACCCCTCGCCCCAGGTCATGGCACCCAGCTGCGAGCGCCAGTTCCAATCGATGTAGCCCCAGATGTTCTCATTGCCGCCGTTCCACACCACGAGACTCGGATGCGCGGTGAGTCGGGTCACGGCCTCGACGGCCTCGGCTTCGAACTCCGACCACAGCGCGTCGTCCTCCGCATAGGCTGCGCAGGCGAGCAGGAAGTCCTGCCAGACGAGGATGCCGTTCTCGTCGCAGAGATCGTAGAAGTCCTCCGACTCGTAGATGCCCCCTCCCCAGACCCGCAGCATGTTCATGTTCGACTCGAGGGCATCGGTGATGCTCTTCTGCAGCGTGTCGCGAGTGATGCGCGGGAAGAACACGTCGTCCGGGATCCAGTTCGCGCCGCGGATGTAGACGTCCTCACCGTTGACGATGATGCGGAACGCGCTGCCCTGCTCGTCGGGCGCGACGTCGATCTCGACGCTGCGGAACCCGATCCGGCGGGTCCAATGGGACAGCTCGTCGCCTGTTTCGCTCAGCAGGCGCACGTCGAGCTCGTGACGGGTCTGCTCGCCGTAGCCACGCGGCCACCACAGGGCGGCGCCGGGCGCGTCGATCGTTGTGGATGCAGAGGTCTGCCCGGGGCCGAGGGCCACGAGCGCCGTCTGACCCGCCACCTCGACCGCGAGCTCCGCGCCGGCTGCGGGCTCGGTGTCAGCCCACTCGACGTCGACATGGACGGTCACGGTCGGCACCCCGTCGATGACGTCGACAAGGGGACGCACCGCGGCGATCCGCGCGCCGGACCAGGAGTGGATGCCGATCGGCTTCCAGATCCCGACCGAGGCGAGGTCGGGACCCCAGTCCCAGCCGAAGTTGCATGCGGCCTTGCGCATGGCGTTGAAGGGGTTCTCGTACGAGTGCGGACGCTTGCCGAGCAGATCCTCCTGCTCGCGTGCGTAGGCATACGGTGAGCGGAACGTGATCACGATGTCATTGCAGCCTGGGCGCAGCAGCTCTGCGACGGGGAGCCGATAGCTGCGGTGCTGGTTGACGGTGCGAGCAACGGTGACGCCGTTGAGCTCGACGTGGGCGACGGTGTCGAGACCCTCTGCGACGAGGTCGACGCGGGTGTCGCCCGTGTCGGACCAGTCGAAGCTCGTGCGGTACTCCCAATCGCTCTCGCCGATCCAGCGCAGCGATGCCTCGGCGTCGTCGACGAAAGGATCCGTGATGAGCCCGGCCGCGAGCAGATCGGTGTGCACCACTCCGGGGACTTCGGCCGGCACGGCATCCAGGCGGCTCGCCAGGTCATCCGGTGCCTCGCCCGTGACGAGACGGACAGTCCAGCCGGTGGCCAGGTCATGATGCATGGTGGTTCTCCTCGTCGGGAATATGGGCCGACTCTAGTGGACTTTATAAAGCAAGTGAAATTAGTCACTCATGCAGTGCGCTCACCGCCGTGTGCGATCGATACACTGAGCGTCGCCCCCCCGTCGGCAGGCGTGAAGGGAAGTGCATGATCAAGGCGTCCGATGCGGTCCGCGCACAACGTACGAACACGCGTGGACTCATCCTTGAAGCGATCCGCACACGCGGCCCGATCAGCCGAGGCGAGCTGGCCGAGGCGACGGGCCTCACTGCTGCGACGATGACCAATGTCGTCCGCCGGCTGCTCGAGGACGGCCTCGTCCTCGAGACCGGAAGGGGGGAATCGACGGGCGGCAAGCGCCGCGTGCTGCTGGAGGTCGACGCGGGCGCGCGCTTCGGCGTCGGGATCCAGCTGGGATTCGGCTCGACCGTGCTCGTGGTGTCGAACATGTGGGGAGCCGTGGTCGGCCGGTCGCGCATGGCCGGCATCGGCCGGGCGCATCCTGACGAGTACATCGAGCGCCTCGCCATAGGCCTTCTGGACCTCATCGACTCGCTGGGGCTGGACCGTGATCTCGTCGTTGGCGCGGGCGTCGCCGTGCCTGGTTCGTTCGACGGGTTCAGACAGTCGCCGGACACCCAGGAACTTCTCGAAGCGTGGGCATCCTTCCCCCTGCAGGACCGGCTCGTCGAGTACACCGCCGTGGACGCCGTCGCGGAGTGCGAGGCGATCGCGGCGGCGATCGGCGAGCGGTGGAGCGGGGCCGTAGCCGACTCGGAGGCTTTCGCCGTCATCCTCATGGAAGATGCGATCGGTGTGGGCGCCGTGCTGCAGGGTCGCACGCTGCGCGGTGCGCACGGTCACGCGGGCGACCTCGGTCACATGCTCATCGACCCCGCCGGTCCCTCCTGTACGTGCGGAGCCAGAGGGTGCCTTGTCGCGGTGGCAGGACCGGCTGCTTCACTGCGCCGCTACAGCTCCGCGGTCGGCCGGCAGGTTAGTGCCGCACGCCTCAACGCTGCGGCAGTGGCAGGCGATCCCGTCGCGGTGTCCGCGCTCGCGCCATCGGTGAATGCATTCGCAACCGCGGCCGCGAGCATGACCGACATGCTGGATCTGGAGCGGATCGTGTTGGCCGGTACCGGATTCGGCAGCGCGATGTCGCTGTTCATCACCGGCATCCAGACTGCTCTCGACGAGCGATCGCGCCGCCGGGGCAGGCCACCGGTGATCGTCCAGGCGTCCGTCAGCGTCCGCGACGCTCCGGCGCTCGGCGCCGCAGCACTTGTGCTGCACGAGGAGATGATCGGCGTGGGCATGCCGCCGGGCATCGTCGCGGCGCGCTGATAGACGCTGCTGCTGCCGGTAGGACGAGGGCGTGGACAGCGCGCGGCTGCGGATCGGTCACACGAGGGGAGCGGCGTCGCGTTGCGGCTTCGCTTTCGCCGCGCTTCTGGGCGTCCCGGCATGCTTGGCTCTCACGCTCATCCACTGCGCGCGCTCGTCACGCGGAAACTTCTCGATGGCGTAGCGCAGAGTCGTGCGCGGCATCGAGGCAGCGTGCCGGTCGAGGAATGCCACCAGGACTGGCGGGTCTACCTCGCCGATCGAGCGCAGCATCCAGCCCGTCGCTTTGCGTATGAGGTCGTGCGGATCGTCGACCAGGATCTCGGCGATCGCCACGGCGTCGTGGGCCTGGCCGGCCCGGATGAAGGCCCAGCAGCTCACCATGGCTGTTCGGCGTTCCCAGACATTCGCCGAGCGCGCCAGCCGGTACAGGATGTCTCGTGGCTTGTCCATCAGGTACCCTCCGACCACCCATCGGCAGGCGAGATCGACCAGGTCCCAGTTGTTGATCCGGTCATGGCGTCGGAGATACAGCTCGAAGAGCTCGGCACGCCGGGCCTCGACGGTCCGCGCCCGGGAGGCCTCCTGATGCATGATGCTCAGAGCCGTGGTCCTCACCTCGTGATAGGGACTCTCGAGCAGGCGCTCGAGCTCGGCCACCGGCAGCCCGAGGTTCTCCTTCGCGATCGCAGACACGGTGCTCAGATGCAGGCCGAGGAATCGATCGCCCTCGCCGTACTCACCCGGACCTGTCTTAAAGTACCTGGCCAGGCCCGCCGCTTCGACCGGCGACGCGTGCGCCCGTAGCGCCGCGACGATCTCATCTGCGTCGGTGTGGTGCGTGAGCCCCGCGAACCCGGCGACGCCCTCGCGACGGCGGGTCCACAGCGCCATATCGAGGCAGTCGAGCACAAGCGGGGTGGTCATGCTCGTGGCGGCGCGCCAGCCGAGGATGCGGCGGGAGTGCGCGTCGAACACGAACGCGACGTAGACCCATCCGGACCACGTCCAGACGTAGGTGAAATCGGCTACCCAGAGCTGGTAGGTGCGGAACCGCCAGAAGTGG contains:
- a CDS encoding IclR family transcriptional regulator translates to MPDDASSKITAPAADRALRVLELLADAEEGQTLTTIASSLGLPKSSVHHVLGALIDRGWVERDADLRLSLGLRAWEVGQAYDHAQTLSQRARGFMDEVRDQIDETVRLAVLSGQGQVCIAKSPGSHTLVFDQRIGARLPAHATGLGKALLSGLDEAQLDALYPHGELEQFTETTMADLSALKADLVRVRELGYAEDHGEYILGIRCVAVPVLSRDEQIVAALSVSGPVHRFDDEHIHAALTALQDAAQKLRKRISDDISQS
- a CDS encoding zinc-dependent alcohol dehydrogenase, which produces MSLPLPTTATHAAAPAATMSALVLEDYGRMVVAQRPVPVVGDGEVRVRVHGVGICGSDLHGFTGANGRRFPGQVMGHEAVGTVDAVGAGVTSFTGGERVVVNPTLACQACDWCARGQQHICPQRRVLGVDPTLSSAFAEFFVVPERNLIPFDGILLHGALVEPLAVGYHAARRAGVSAGDTVAVIGGGPIGQAAALACIRLGAARVIVGEPREARRRLLEDIGAETFDPFTASAPLGAGEADAAIDAVGASETILTALELTAPGGTVVLVGMDAPAVELQAYPLTTQERSLVGAFCYTAEEFAETAAWAATVPETLDRLIERAVPLDDGPAAFEELTDPERLAGKIIIEFPAKPESAGPPASS
- a CDS encoding ABC transporter substrate-binding protein is translated as MSQFMSSRLTRLAGVSLVAALALTGCSAQSEEAPNSTGEVSGELSIATTSDVGIGALIESFEKETGVGFETTFAEAGALNEQLSLQINGGTAPDIFRSAPGWAAPSSVLNLAAIGAVRDLSGEDWTANVPKAFDSLQVYEGGTYAYPTFGQAILAFYNISVFEEVGVTPPTTWDELIEVSDKLKAAGKVPISLGFADNYVTQFITYALSASLVNGAEPDFYEELDAGKTTFAESDGWRETFEKIVSLIDDGYTTADPLGTPGDPAMQAVGNGDAAIVIMPSGASPNLAKMTEGGWDNLGIFAFPATNSADDTFIPFSPDFLVVSSKTENPDAALAFLDHISQPDNAAAFAEAQGAIPALTNATPVDNQLNTAIQVYLDEERTTPFANHIWPGGEVAAALMAGLQQVVQGDKDIDGLLADLDTAYAGVKR
- a CDS encoding carbohydrate ABC transporter permease, translated to MTAIPRSPAEAQGSSERPARKQNRVFRLNRVPQWFLLPALIFYIVVVLYPSVAGSVLAFTDARTLRGGDWVGFENFVTILQNEAARAALLNTLTIAVTLTIVQTTLGLLLAVALNSAIRGRNLLRTIFFAPMMLPPIITGLLWQYIYTPNGPLDSAMDFLGLGDFKASWLGDANIALWSIIGSVIWHHVGMSMVIYLAGLQGIPDELYEAAAVDGAGPMRRFWSITRPLLGQATTIATVLTMTSSLKLFDQIFVMTGGGPGVSTQTLSLIMYQEAFVYGKQGYGSAIALVLTMIVAAIVFVQMSMTRRGEQEA
- a CDS encoding carbohydrate ABC transporter permease, encoding MTLTVPKSEAAPRRRRIRHGYGRPLLEVVMVLVTVAYLFPLYIMLTMSFKTPVEIAESSVALPKGLFLDNYATAWSQANLGRALLNSALITSVSITLVVIVGAMAGYAIARGNRRTSTPKLMLFMLGLMIPGQLGMVPLYNLMRDAGLLQSYWSLIIFYAGSMMPLTVFLYTGFLRAQSSTYEEAARIDGAGWWRSFWHVVFPLLRPVTGTVIIVNAINIWNDFLTPLLYVSGSANRTLPVAVFSFQGEFASEWGLIFAGMVIAALPVLIVYFFLQRHIIHGFAGGLKG
- a CDS encoding SGNH/GDSL hydrolase family protein, giving the protein MSALVPIASTTHQPVRVGDGRNLSDGTTQTLSTLFTHELLRPADSIRLVFANWYDTDGDSLPGTDPIRVRAEVRAGGILPVTFDGRDHVRIEPGETVLSDPVPLDPHGGVGTDRMRLSTCTVVSVARGGRFPLGSSTDASSGEGVAVGDLRGRAVPTASVYGYGPWQLLAEGPTAGSLLLVVGDSNGVGFGDRRGGAEHFGWVRRRFDGRSDVMNISVSGARLENSMTPAQLALRLAQVQWSLPTAVITALGTNDIRCGGPGVEEVRERMLNHWGVLATVAPRLIATTVPPATTSIDGWHTLEGQRLDHGNDTRLIINDWLRTVPAPLDAVFDLAAAVEAEPGLWRPRLTEDGVHPSPEGHAAIAEAAREFVFEAAVVEESRQLT
- a CDS encoding LacI family DNA-binding transcriptional regulator — protein: MITRTRSAADRERTAVGLVLRRSVRTLGIEAFYNDFMAGLEDVLTAHDWALILQVVPDMSSELDAYHRWHESGRVSAVLLVDVLVPDDPRLELVDELGFTALALAHPDDAGGHAVLWTDESAVIQGAVDHLVALGHRRIGRVAGPAGFSHTQRRTAAFLSAVVDAGGSPSVVSADFSREGGAAAVNELLDVDGAPTAITFDNDVMAAGAVEGLTARGVRIPENVAVLAGDDSVLCRITRPPLTAMSRDIHAFGQLSARTLLRLAEGGARTVIEADPPVLIVRDSTAVPR
- a CDS encoding glycoside hydrolase family 2 protein codes for the protein MHHDLATGWTVRLVTGEAPDDLASRLDAVPAEVPGVVHTDLLAAGLITDPFVDDAEASLRWIGESDWEYRTSFDWSDTGDTRVDLVAEGLDTVAHVELNGVTVARTVNQHRSYRLPVAELLRPGCNDIVITFRSPYAYAREQEDLLGKRPHSYENPFNAMRKAACNFGWDWGPDLASVGIWKPIGIHSWSGARIAAVRPLVDVIDGVPTVTVHVDVEWADTEPAAGAELAVEVAGQTALVALGPGQTSASTTIDAPGAALWWPRGYGEQTRHELDVRLLSETGDELSHWTRRIGFRSVEIDVAPDEQGSAFRIIVNGEDVYIRGANWIPDDVFFPRITRDTLQKSITDALESNMNMLRVWGGGIYESEDFYDLCDENGILVWQDFLLACAAYAEDDALWSEFEAEAVEAVTRLTAHPSLVVWNGGNENIWGYIDWNWRSQLGAMTWGEGYYIDLFPRIVRQLAPNTPYSEGSPFSFSRYVHPNDDAHGTMHIWDVWNRVDYTHYRDYRPRFVSEFGFQGPPAWSTLEYAVHDEPRDPFGPNMLVHQKADDGNGKLQRGLGEHLPQPDSYEDWHWTMQLNQARAVAYGIEHFRSLFPLNRGSIVWQLNDCWPVVSWAAVDSMRHRKPLWHALRRVYADRLLTIQPREGALVAVLHNDAAEALSTTVTLTRRSLLGEILAQERMPVEVDARSATVITVPASIASVADSSAEFAAVIADSGERAFWYFAEDPALLLQSDAVAASATEVPGGYAVRVEARSLVKDLTVLADKVDAGARAQDGLLTLLPGEVAEIRVQARPGLEPAAFTDPRVLRSANDLCDPRNA
- a CDS encoding ROK family transcriptional regulator, with translation MIKASDAVRAQRTNTRGLILEAIRTRGPISRGELAEATGLTAATMTNVVRRLLEDGLVLETGRGESTGGKRRVLLEVDAGARFGVGIQLGFGSTVLVVSNMWGAVVGRSRMAGIGRAHPDEYIERLAIGLLDLIDSLGLDRDLVVGAGVAVPGSFDGFRQSPDTQELLEAWASFPLQDRLVEYTAVDAVAECEAIAAAIGERWSGAVADSEAFAVILMEDAIGVGAVLQGRTLRGAHGHAGDLGHMLIDPAGPSCTCGARGCLVAVAGPAASLRRYSSAVGRQVSAARLNAAAVAGDPVAVSALAPSVNAFATAAASMTDMLDLERIVLAGTGFGSAMSLFITGIQTALDERSRRRGRPPVIVQASVSVRDAPALGAAALVLHEEMIGVGMPPGIVAAR